The Pecten maximus chromosome 17, xPecMax1.1, whole genome shotgun sequence DNA segment CATCGTCATACAAATCTTGGTCACATCAGGGTGTAAAAACATTCTCAAAACGACAATGGGCGGTGACGTGACCACTTTGCATATCACCAAACACCGATCACATCTGATTTCAAAACGcattagaaaaagaaaaaaaagttgcgatcatatatagcttccccgTGGTCTTCATCATCCTGCATCTCTCCTACCTCAAGGTCACTGAGgatgtttatacaaaatctCAAACCATACAGGTTATATATGAATCATTATCACTTGCGTTGTTTCAGGGGCGATTCCTTCCTCTTCAATCGTAGCCTTCCATTCTGAGTTGTCGAATTCGGTGGGTGTTAGGACGGGGAACATCGTTGTGTACGACCATGAGACGCTGGACGAAGGGCATGCATACAGTCCTCATGACGGCATCTATACCGTTCCTGTATCTGGTATCTACGTCATAGTTTGGGAAACATTTGCAAGTTTTCACAGCTACATCCAAACGTTTTTGGTGGTTAACGGAGCTAAAAGAGGGTCTTCTTTTTCTGATGCACAAGAGGCACACGACATCCATCTTGTTTCTTCTCTGGTTGTCCTGCGACTGCACCAAGGGGATCACGTGGTCATACAAGTAGGACGAACAAGTGAAATCAACGCCACAATGTACGGTTACAGTGGTTATAGTGCTAGACCTACATTTTCTGGTTGGAAATtgttctaaaataaaataaaagtgaaatattgCTGGTACGAAGTCTTGTCCACTTAATTTTATGAATCCCAATATAATAATTAGGACTGCTTTACATGGTTCaaaataattcatgaaattttacAGACGAATTTTTGACCTTATGTTATGGAGCGGTGTCAGAGATCTGCGATTTATTCTATACACATATTGTAACAAAATCAGTGTCATGATGCAATTATTACA contains these protein-coding regions:
- the LOC117315606 gene encoding uncharacterized protein LOC117315606, whose product is MSVLEQAIFADGVNAKERDGQSSVRIDATNAEPVPMAGPVPAAGPGHKAGPVRKDATFSNSESTEVPSEDSVVQIRRPSLMRAIPSSSIVAFHSELSNSVGVRTGNIVVYDHETLDEGHAYSPHDGIYTVPVSGIYVIVWETFASFHSYIQTFLVVNGAKRGSSFSDAQEAHDIHLVSSLVVLRLHQGDHVVIQVGRTSEINATMYGYSGYSARPTFSGWKLF